From the Kogia breviceps isolate mKogBre1 chromosome 3, mKogBre1 haplotype 1, whole genome shotgun sequence genome, one window contains:
- the LACTB gene encoding serine beta-lactamase-like protein LACTB, mitochondrial isoform X1, which produces MYRLLAAVTTRAATHGSCASGCGRRAAHQRAGPPPLGPGWVGGLGLGLGLALGVKLAGGLRGASPAPPTAAPDPETPPQAEPPLPPQEQPLAQWSPQTPTPLHSRSFARAIDRSRDLLHRIKDEVGAPGIVVGVSVDGKEVWSEGLGYADVENRVPCKPETVMRIASISKSLTMVAIAKLWEAGKLDLDIPVQHYVPEFPEKEYEGEKVSVTTRLLISHLSGIRHYEKDMKKVKEEKAYKALKMMKGTMESDQEKELKEKGGKSNEKNDFAKAKIEQDNEAKGRNSKPCKKKNDFEQGELYLKEKFENSIESLRLFKNDPLFFKPGSQFLYSTFGYTLLAAIVERASGYKYLDYMQKIFHDLDMLTTVQEENEPVIYNRARFYVYNKKRRLVNTPYVDNSYKWAGGGFLSTVGDLLKFGNAMLYGYQVGLFKNSNENLLPGYLKPETMLMIWTPVPNTEMSWDKEGKYAMAWGVVEKKQTYGSCRKQRHYASHTGGAVGASSVLLVLPEELDAEAINNKFPPRGIVVSVICNMQSVGLNNTALKIALEFDKDRSDMP; this is translated from the exons ATGTACCGGCTCCTGGCAGCCGTGACAACCCGGGCCGCGACCCACGGGAGCTGCGCCTCGGGCTGCGGGCGGCGTGCAGCTCACCAGCGCGCCGGGCCGCCGCCGCTAGGCCCCGGCTGGGTCGGGGGCCTCGGGCTGGGTCTAGGGCTGGCGCTCGGGGTGAAGCTGGCCGGCGGGCTGAGGGGTGCGTCCCCCGCGCCGCCCACCGCGGCCCCAGACCCCGAGACGCCGCCTCAGGCCgagccgccgctgccgccgcagGAGCAGCCCCTCGCCCAGTGGTCTCCGCAGACCCCGACGCCGCTGCACTCCAGGAGCTTTGCCAGAGCCATCGACCGCAGCCGCGACCTCCTGCACAGGATCAAG GATGAGGTGGGCGCACCGGGCATTGTGGTTGGAGTCTCTGTAGATGGAAAAGAAGTCTGGTCAGAAG GTTTAGGTTATGCTGATGTTGAGAACCGTGTACCATGCAAGCCAGAGACAGTTATGAGAATTGCCAGTATCAGCAAAAGCCTCACCATGGTTGCTATTGCCAAATTGTGGGAAGCAGGGAAACTGGATCTTGATATTCCAGTACAGCATTATGTTCCTGAATTCccagaaaaagaatatgaaggTGAAAAG GTTTCTGTCACAACAAGATTATTGATTTCCCACTTAAGTGGAATTCGTCATTATGAAAAGGACATGAAAAAGGTGAAAGAAGAGAAAGCTTATAAAGCCTTGAAGATGATGAAAGGGACGATGGAATCTGACCAAGaaaaagagttaaaagaaaaaggaggcaaaAGTAATGAAAAGAATGACTTTGCTAAAGCTAAGATAGAGCAAGATAATGAAGCCAAAGGCCGAAATTCAAAAccttgcaagaaaaagaatgattttgAACAAGGCGaattatatttgaaagaaaaatttgaaaattcaatTGAATCCCtaagattatttaaaaatgacCCTTTGTTCTTTAAACCTG GTAGTCAGTTTTTGTATTCAACTTTTGGCTATACCCTATTGGCAGCCATAGTAGAAAGAGCTTCAGGATATAAATATTTGGACTATATGCAGAAAATATTCCATGACTTGGATATGCTGACAACTGTGCAGGAAGAAAATGAGCCAGTGATTTACAATAGAGCAAG attttATGTTTACAATAAAAAGAGACGTCTTGTCAACACACCTTACGTGGATAACTCCTATAAATGGGCTGGTGGTGGATTTCTGTCTACAGTAGGTGACCTTCTGAAATTTGGGAATGCAATGCTCTATGGTTACCAAGTCGGGCTGTTTAAGAACTCAAATGAAAATCTTTTACCTGGATATCTCAAACCAGAAACAATGCTTATGATTTGGACACCAGTGCCTAACACAGAGATGTCATGGGATAAAGAGGGTAAATATGCAATGGCATGGGGTGTTGTGGAAAAGAAGCAAACATATGGTTCTTGTAGGAAGCAACGGCATTATGCCTCACACACTGGAGGTGCAGTGGGTGCCAGTAGTGTCCTACTGGTCCTTCCTGAAGAACTGGATGCAGAAGCTATAAATAACAAGTTTCCCCCAAGAGGAATAGTTGTTTCTGTCATATGTAACATGCAATCTGTTGGCCTCAACAACACTGCTTTAAAGATTGCTCTGGAATTTGATAAAGACAGATCAGACATGCCTTAA
- the RPS27L gene encoding ribosomal protein eS27-like → MPLARDLLHPSLEEEKKKHKKKRLVQSPNSYFMDVKCPGCYKITTVFSHAQTVVLCVGCSTVLCQPTGGKARLTEGCSFRRKQH, encoded by the exons ATGCCT TTGGCTAGAGATTTACTGCATCCTTCcttggaagaggaaaagaaaaaacataaaaagaaacggcTGGTTCAAAGTccaaattcttattttatggatGTAAAATGTCCAG GCTGCTACAAGATTACCACAGTTTTCAGCCATGCTCAGACAGTGGTGCTTTGTGTAGGTTGTTCAACCGTGTTGTGCCAGCCGACAGGAGGAAAGGCCAGACTCACAGAAG GGTGTTCATTTAGAAGAAAGCAACACTAA
- the LACTB gene encoding serine beta-lactamase-like protein LACTB, mitochondrial isoform X2, whose protein sequence is MYRLLAAVTTRAATHGSCASGCGRRAAHQRAGPPPLGPGWVGGLGLGLGLALGVKLAGGLRGASPAPPTAAPDPETPPQAEPPLPPQEQPLAQWSPQTPTPLHSRSFARAIDRSRDLLHRIKDEVGAPGIVVGVSVDGKEVWSEGLGYADVENRVPCKPETVMRIASISKSLTMVAIAKLWEAGKLDLDIPVQHYVPEFPEKEYEGEKVSVTTRLLISHLSGIRHYEKDMKKVKEEKAYKALKMMKGTMESDQEKELKEKGGKSNEKNDFAKAKIEQDNEAKGRNSKPCKKKNDFEQGELYLKEKFENSIESLRLFKNDPLFFKPDFMFTIKRDVLSTHLTWITPINGLVVDFCLQ, encoded by the exons ATGTACCGGCTCCTGGCAGCCGTGACAACCCGGGCCGCGACCCACGGGAGCTGCGCCTCGGGCTGCGGGCGGCGTGCAGCTCACCAGCGCGCCGGGCCGCCGCCGCTAGGCCCCGGCTGGGTCGGGGGCCTCGGGCTGGGTCTAGGGCTGGCGCTCGGGGTGAAGCTGGCCGGCGGGCTGAGGGGTGCGTCCCCCGCGCCGCCCACCGCGGCCCCAGACCCCGAGACGCCGCCTCAGGCCgagccgccgctgccgccgcagGAGCAGCCCCTCGCCCAGTGGTCTCCGCAGACCCCGACGCCGCTGCACTCCAGGAGCTTTGCCAGAGCCATCGACCGCAGCCGCGACCTCCTGCACAGGATCAAG GATGAGGTGGGCGCACCGGGCATTGTGGTTGGAGTCTCTGTAGATGGAAAAGAAGTCTGGTCAGAAG GTTTAGGTTATGCTGATGTTGAGAACCGTGTACCATGCAAGCCAGAGACAGTTATGAGAATTGCCAGTATCAGCAAAAGCCTCACCATGGTTGCTATTGCCAAATTGTGGGAAGCAGGGAAACTGGATCTTGATATTCCAGTACAGCATTATGTTCCTGAATTCccagaaaaagaatatgaaggTGAAAAG GTTTCTGTCACAACAAGATTATTGATTTCCCACTTAAGTGGAATTCGTCATTATGAAAAGGACATGAAAAAGGTGAAAGAAGAGAAAGCTTATAAAGCCTTGAAGATGATGAAAGGGACGATGGAATCTGACCAAGaaaaagagttaaaagaaaaaggaggcaaaAGTAATGAAAAGAATGACTTTGCTAAAGCTAAGATAGAGCAAGATAATGAAGCCAAAGGCCGAAATTCAAAAccttgcaagaaaaagaatgattttgAACAAGGCGaattatatttgaaagaaaaatttgaaaattcaatTGAATCCCtaagattatttaaaaatgacCCTTTGTTCTTTAAACCTG attttATGTTTACAATAAAAAGAGACGTCTTGTCAACACACCTTACGTGGATAACTCCTATAAATGGGCTGGTGGTGGATTTCTGTCTACAGTAG